The Nonlabens sp. Hel1_33_55 genome contains the following window.
AACCCAATTTTTTTTAAACCACTTGAGGATCGATGCTTCGGCTCTATTGAATGTGGATTGTTGAGTGGTGGAGTTTGTAGAGAGCACGCTTCCGCGAAAGCGTGACAGCCATCCATCATTGCGCCATCTACCAGCAATATTATGTCGATTACCATTATAACGATCTGAAAATTCAAGATGCTGAAACGCATAGGTCGCAGCTATGGTTGTATCGCGCACATATTCAACACCAGTAGTGGTAAATAGTTGATCGCCTAAAGTGCTGTCCAGATTCCAATCACGATTGAACTCGATGTTATAAACACGCTCCACATTACGGAAATCTGACTGAATAAAATCTGTGTCTGCGATGATTTTGAGGGTTTGGGTGGAGTCTTGTTTGAATAAAACCTGCTCCAGACCCAACTTTGCCGCAACACCTGAATTATTGTTGTCATCTAGTCCAGAAAATCTGTTGAGGTCGTTGTTACTGGCGGCAATTTCAGTACGTATTTGAGTGGAGTTTGTTGGGTTGTATCTTGCCTTGAGACCTGCAATGGTCAAAGTTTCTGGAGCAAAAAGCTGTATGACTGGTTCAAAACTACCTTGTGGAATACCATTGATAGGATCTCGATATTCATAAATATTTGCGATCGCTTGACTGTCGATCAAGACATAATTTCCTTGATTTTCTCCCACAAAACTGAACCGCACGTTAAATAATTCCGCTTGCGGATTTTGAGAAAAAACAAATCGCGGAACTCCATTGATTACCTGCTTTACGTACTGAATTCGGTTTTCTGAAAAGTCTGCTCTTACGGCGCTAGGTGCGATAGCTAGATTAGGATCATCACCAGCAGCCACTAGAATATTGACCTGATCATCATTGAGATCTTGTTGCAACGGCTGATTTTTGGCATCACTTTCTGTGTAAGCATACGTGTCAATTTTTAGGTTTTCGCTTTCAAAACCACCTGTAACGTATCCTATAAATCGAGTGAAGTTGCGCTCACTATATTGATATTCTATGGAAATACGCATTTCACTGGTGATGGGAAACGTAGGGTTGAACCTTACCTCACCAGCATTGTAATCGATGATATAGTCAGCGTTTTCACCTCTCGTAAGCAGTATGCCGTTCACATAGACACGTTCACTTCCAGAAATCACAAGAATGAAAAGTTCACCTTGTTGTCCTACCAATTTATAAGGTCCCTGATTTCCTTCTTGGCCAGTGAACCTACTCGTGTTAAACGTACCGCGTACCAATGCGCCAGCTGCACCTGCGTATCCTGCAGATTCGTCACCAATAAGCTTAATCTGTCCAGAAATACCTTGAACGCGTTTCGTAAAATTATTGAATTGATAATCGGATTGTTGTAAATCAACATCACCAGCTCTTATGTTCCAGTTATCGCTCAAAATCTCGATAAATATTTGATCAAATTCATCCAGTCGCTGCGAATAGCCATTCTGGGTTTGCGGGACGTTGGCATCTTGAATTGATGCACGTAAAGAAACTTTATCAGAAAGCTGTCCCGTGATGCGCAAATCCAACTCAGAATCCACAACACTATTCTGATTGTTGCCAACCCGTATGCCGCGAGTAATACTTCCAGAAACCTGCAAACCATCAAAGGGTACAAACGTAGGTTTGTAGGTAGGTTTGCTTAACTCTACCAATTGTTCCTGACGGCTGTTCTTACCTAGAATAATAGAAGTATCGTATAATTTATAAGATCTAGTCAATAGCTCGTTAAGCGGTAAGTATTGTACATCAACACTATCAGTTGCTATTGCAGCTCTATCATTTAATATCAATAAAGCATTTGAATAGTCAACTGAATATTTAGTGGTGTCTATGCTTATGCCGGTTTTATCTCTCAACCTAAAAAAATTAGGGTTGACACTGATTTCATGAAAAGCTATGGTATCACTTACTTGTAGTCGTTTTTTGACAACACCGCTGTAATCCTGAGCACTCATAAGCCAGCTACTTGCAATGAATAAAAAAAGTAGCTTCCACTTCATGTGTTGATAGAACAGTTTATGCCCAAAAATATTTTAAATGATTGGGTTAATGATGGTGATACTAAGGTTTTACCGTCAGCAGCCCTTAAATTTGGTTATCAAATACAATTACAGATAACTCCATGGTTCACAAATCGCGTATTCTAGTTATAGTCCTGCTAGTCATTTCTTTCAGTTCTTGTAATAATTCAGAACAAGTGAAATCAATATATTTAGACGGTATGGAATTATCACAATTCCGCAATATTGATTTTGAGCAACTTCAAAAATCCATCGACGCAAGCGATGGTGTTGATAAGCCTATGGATGTGTTGGAAATGTATCCGCATATAGTTTTAGAATCTGGCCCAGAAACGATGACTACAACAAAGTCTTATAAAAGCCAATTCGCGGATAGTTTTCTGTTGTATACGCGTGAAGATTTAAAAGACGACTCCTATAAAGGAATCGCTATATGGATGAAATACACCACTTCCTTTACAGGTGATTTTGAAATAATTGAATTGAAAGAATCATATTTATGTTATGGAGATGATGAAAGACAAGAGTGGTCAAGTGAACCATGTCTGTAATTAACTTAAAATCTCTTTAAGTCTTGCTACAACTAGAGCACAGTCAATTGTATCCAATACATCTTCATATCCTGCAGGAACTTTATTTCCATAAATAGAAGTTGGAATTAGTGGAAACTGTTCCCGATCAACGGTAATCTGATTCTCATTAGGTTGTGAAAAGGGTGTAAATCCAGCATAAGGATGCGTGTTTCCCCAAAGCGTAATTACGGGCACACCATACATCGCTGCTAGATGACCATTCCCGGTATCTACAGCAATCATCGCGTCTAAGTTGGATATCATAGCAAGTTCCTCTTCAAAACTCATAAATCCTGCAAGATTGAAAACGTTGGAATGTGTGCCGGCAACAATCTCTAGCTTTTTGCATTCCGTAGCGCCACCACCAAAGAGAACTAGTTTTATATTACCTATTTCCAGCAGTTTACTAACTAGCTCTTTAGCTTTGTTGAGCGATAAAGATTTAGATTTGTGAGCCGCAAATGGCGCTATGCCAATCCATTTATAATTGTGGTCGCCCACTAGGCTATGTACTTTTTCTGGAATACTTAATTGTGGCAATACATCAGTAGGATTCAATTCAACCGGTAATTGCAACTTATCAAGAACATCTTGATAACGTCCTATGATCGACTTGAGCGGCTGGAAAAATTCAGGATCGCTGACTAATTTCTTTTTATCGGCGCGGCCTTTATCGATGACGGCTTTGATAGGTTTCCGAATCAATGCACGTAGTATTTTGGTACGCAGCACGTTATGGAAATCGGCAACGGCATCTGGTTGGTGCTTGCTAAGTTCTTTGGCAAGTCTTGTTAATCCTAAAACGCCTTTGTGCGCGCCGTTAACATCTGCTTCTACTAGCTCGATGTCTGGTACTTGCTGTATGATGGAGAAAAACCGCTTTCGCGAAAGCGATATCACTTCAACCTCTGGATACAATCTGCGTAAAGCCAGGAGCACGGGAACGGTCATTGCCACGTCGCCCATAGCGCTTAAACGTATCGTCAATAGTCGCTGTGGCTTCATTATTTTCTAGAGCGCAGCACTGGGTTGAGTTCATCGTCGTTGTACATCTTCATTTGCTTGTAGACTTTCATGTACTTATTGCCATGTTCAATATCGGCTAATAATTGATCTAATGCTGTGGATAGATCGACACGCTGTTCAAGTAGAATATCAAGTTTGTTCTGGCAAGCTGCTTTGTGGGCATCGCTAGCGTTACTACGATTTGCCTCTTCTTCCATATGGTAGATTTTGAGTGCAAGAATGGAAAGTCGGTCTACGGCCCATGCAGGACTTTCTGTATTGATGGTCGCGCCATCTTTAGGATTCACATCTTTATACTTTTCCAAAAAATAGCTATCAATATATTCCACCATATCTGTACGATCCTGATTGCTGGCATCTATCTGTCTTTTTAAAGTGAGTGCAGCTACGGGCTCAATATTTGGGTCACGTATGATGTCTTCATAGTGCCATTGAACGGTATCAATCCAACACTTGTGATATAATAAATGCTCGATTAATTGAGTGGATCTATCATACGGGTTTTCAAACGGCTGATCTACTGTGTTGACTGTGTGATATTTATCAATAGCTTCCTGAAAAATGGAATTGGCTTTTTTGGAGAACATAATAGCAATTTATATAGCAAATATAGAATTTCTATACCGACTGTCTACCGCAATAGCAACGCTAGAATCATCAACAGTACTGGTAAAACGAAAAGAAA
Protein-coding sequences here:
- a CDS encoding glycosyltransferase family 9 protein — protein: MKPQRLLTIRLSAMGDVAMTVPVLLALRRLYPEVEVISLSRKRFFSIIQQVPDIELVEADVNGAHKGVLGLTRLAKELSKHQPDAVADFHNVLRTKILRALIRKPIKAVIDKGRADKKKLVSDPEFFQPLKSIIGRYQDVLDKLQLPVELNPTDVLPQLSIPEKVHSLVGDHNYKWIGIAPFAAHKSKSLSLNKAKELVSKLLEIGNIKLVLFGGGATECKKLEIVAGTHSNVFNLAGFMSFEEELAMISNLDAMIAVDTGNGHLAAMYGVPVITLWGNTHPYAGFTPFSQPNENQITVDREQFPLIPTSIYGNKVPAGYEDVLDTIDCALVVARLKEILS
- a CDS encoding DUF4254 domain-containing protein, which encodes MFSKKANSIFQEAIDKYHTVNTVDQPFENPYDRSTQLIEHLLYHKCWIDTVQWHYEDIIRDPNIEPVAALTLKRQIDASNQDRTDMVEYIDSYFLEKYKDVNPKDGATINTESPAWAVDRLSILALKIYHMEEEANRSNASDAHKAACQNKLDILLEQRVDLSTALDQLLADIEHGNKYMKVYKQMKMYNDDELNPVLRSRK